Genomic DNA from Triticum dicoccoides isolate Atlit2015 ecotype Zavitan chromosome 4B, WEW_v2.0, whole genome shotgun sequence:
GGACATCCTACAAAGTGCAGTCAGTCCCTTATGTGCCTCCCTCCCGGATCCGGCTTGCATGCtcccttcccatgctcccatccgtgctcccacttcatcctacggctgtcattttctctttttcttttctaatctaatctaatcatctcccccctgattttcagggggtggggccgggccttattttcttccaatcaaatcaagccacgtacgcgggagcacggatgggagcacggggaggagcaggcaagtctcgtcccccCCAGCCCACGTGATTCTAGGACGTTGCCAAATAAACCAGCTAAGATCTTGTCACATGTGCATTAATTTGGGTTAACTTTTGATTGGAACGTCAGAATCCAAAACCATTTCCACCGTTGGGTTTCTCACGACGAGTTCTTCAAATCTAGATCTCATATGGATAGGTTTCGTCGATCTTTTTTGGATGGGCTACTTTGGGTGTAATAGACGCAACTTTAGTGCTATAGGGAAGCAACTTCTTTTTTTTGGCTTAGTAGGACTTCTATGATGTTGTTTTGTGTAAAAAAATTGAGAAAAACAGATAAAACATGGGGCACCtttagtactactccctccgtccaaaaaagcttgtccctcaaatggatgtatctagcactaacttggtgctagatacatccatttgtggAACAAGCTtgagacaagctttttcggacggagggagtacatacaagCAACTTCACTGCATTATGCGTATCTATGAATTTTGCTAACATTATCCCAACTTGCCTATTCATTCATGGTTGCTTAGTTTCCTATCGTTGAGTGTCAGTTTTCTATGATTGATGCTCAATTGCTTACAAGTACTATGAAATTGTCTACGCTGATGCCCAGTTGCTTGCTATTGGTAAAATATTTGCCTACCATTGCTACTCAGTTGCCTAACTTTGCAAATCAGTTGCCTATTCCAAAAAAAGCCTAACAAAACCAAGCAATTGTCCATACAAAAGCAAGCAACTGCCCTGAGAACGTATCTTGTGCAACCAGCGATCTCATGCATCGAATGCACCAACGGCTCATGGGCCATTGGATGTCAAAAGAagggacaagatctatctatgagtggACCAGATGGTCCATTTGCAAAACAGACCTTGAAGTCTGGCTAATACTATACGGGTTATAAATGTTGAGCTTTCCAACCTACTGAAGAGTTTCAGCACGAGAGGTGTTTGCTGTTAAATATCTATCTGCAGTAAGGCACCAACAACTTACTTGAAATCCAACAAGCAATAGGCCCTGTCAAAAATGCTGAAGCTTCTCCCTTGTGGCCAGTTCACATATCTTCATTGGTGTACCACTGATCTTTCGCTTAACATATTGAAAAGCCTGACGGACAGTTGTGCTACGTGGTGTTGTTCAAATGTCTACGTACTAGTTAACTTATAACAATCTTTATATTCTGGTGACGGTGAGTGAAACACTGAACACACGAATAATAACAAACATTATTATGTTCTGAACACAACTATAGTGTGCACAACAACAACACACTAGTTAGCAATGTAGCGTTCCCCAAATTTTACATATTGCATGACATTACTGTGGTAGTTTCGTCGTCatccctgtcgtggttctaaatctgacactaatgtaggggggtaggtatggagaggcaagatcctagctatggagtagttgtatatgcaagagatttacgagttcagacccttctcggaggaagtaacagccctacgtctcggagcccggaggtggtcgactggattatgtgtgtatgagttatagGGGagcaaaccctttacactgaggagaggGGTGGAttttatagagttcgccagacccctccggccctcagttatgtagggtttaaggtacattaaggtcgggcgttactggtaacaccacaAATAAAGTACTATGATGACCATTAAAGCTACTCAATGGCCGACCGTTTGCgtacagagtgactttagatcttctggctgtcgagtggttggcttcatggtcgagtgtcttcgagtccgtcgagtggaacgctTCTGAGttgattgacaggtggtttcttctagagatgtccttggggagggtagtttggacaggtccatgaccctaccctaggtacatagcttcattatTAGCCccggaatggatcgaggtttgagtggggaaggagttgagaactcttccggcCCATTTTGTGTGATATGAGTATATCTTGCTTTGGGTCCATGAACCTAAAtaacgacaccaacttctttttcggttgccttggtccattcttggtttcagtcgagtgaatttctttacttgcaaAGCTCCGAGTGATGGTGTGGAGGAGatcctccgtctgacaagttgttctgctgctcgcGGATTTTGCAGGATTCGACTTTTGGGAAgtgcgcggggcggaggaggccgcagtaatcgggcgGGATAGGGCGGAGACGCCTcaatctccgtgccacctttttcaccacgtattgCGTGCGCGACTgtggcgggatttgacaggatcgtctgggCCTACAGGTCAGTCACTCAGAGGCAACTCCATATAAGTCGCTGGCCCAGGGTTTTTGAATAGTGCGCCTTCATTTTCCCCCTTCCTTCTCGAATTCCTCCGCCACCTCTGCTCTCGTCTTGGTGCCGTCGGTCTGTTCGGGCTTCGCCTGcggcaatggtgaaggagaagacggcggccctggagcgcgcgaagaaggcgacggcgcaggCGAAGGTGAAGAAGtacagtcggggtggatcttcctcgaggtctgccttgccgcgggctggatccagggcgactggatgccttcGGTGATTCGTCAGGAAGATCTCGATGAATTGGCTGAGGGGGGATTCATCCCTCACGAATCTGTGCGCCTCTCGGGGAATGAGATCGAGCCGCAGCCTctcgagggtgagtgtgtccttatcgccactcatgtcgaccgcggattctccctgccccctcatccttttttctgaagtttcttgaactttttcagagcgcaactccatcacttcactccgaattccatcgtgtaccttgctgccttcgtgtgtttgtgcgagaatttcttgggttgtcgtcctcattggggcctcttcaagcacattttcacttgtcgttctcagtcggttaagaaagccaagtcgagtgatgataggacgcaagtgattcagatgtgcagGGGACTTAGGATCCAGATGAGAAGCAAAAGTTGTTTTCCAGCTATGACTCTTCCTGACTCAGTCcgcaggtggcagtcgacctggttctactgcaaagaccagccgactcctGGACAGGCGACGGGTCTTCCCCCTTTCTTCCTGAACCGAGCAGAAAAACCTTCTACTCTGAAAGTGACACCGGAAGAGAAGGCACAAGTCAAAGTgttggttggtcgagtggttcagcttgtccgcgatGGGGTGACTGGTATGGATTTGTTAGAGATCTTCCTTAGGAGA
This window encodes:
- the LOC119292511 gene encoding uncharacterized protein LOC119292511: MCRGLRIQMRSKSCFPAMTLPDSVRRWQSTWFYCKDQPTPGQATGLPPFFLNRAEKPSTLKVTPEEKAQVKVLVGRVVQLVRDGVTGMDLLEIFLRRRIQPLQARDHPMWMYSGLDDTTRIHPEEVDEATLEGWLSSITGDKDNPRGARRIPPLDQSYEVDKATTKMYSMPNGAALGRLLRR